A single window of Crassostrea angulata isolate pt1a10 chromosome 8, ASM2561291v2, whole genome shotgun sequence DNA harbors:
- the LOC128161272 gene encoding uncharacterized protein LOC128161272, which yields MFNVTDESCPYHNWTSVARDRCPNPVEFHCLTDEYGRIGWVCSKPVWVEKDRCPVFDVGAKKLDTTSCLQTRCPPYSYRSNDIDVEYACRYSIDKESPTTPFTTKATDTDKHNIGLIVALTMVTLVTITVVVAVIILYKCRRQPNRNVGTRNEESIDLIQGPPIETTNRAQRQKNVFDKAKDFLTKECMVVITGVQGSGKTFLAKSLVNDLHMDGNIKERSVICSLSQLYFGASDKIDIYIIDDIFYELQLYEKFKETLDALNEFLDRVKKNPVIITIPSYTWMCNQDEFDHKFYKVHVDLDKREESEKFTMLNTLKTRYDVSCEQMEKLIELQNEILVTSHACIGFPAFVSWMYKQPSIEKMKKCLSHPLKLISEEISSIKKAETVEERGKFLVLSYICLRDGRINVKNVDKELLDSLKECYAPEFEDEDLSKYCESMVGYYLLTDEHGWFEFDLNIMKKIVFVSLVNDCAAFVKKHCKNDYFKYVINKKDLCPRNIEEWYTECFTKV from the exons ATGTTCAATGTTACAGATGAGAGTTGTCCATACCACAACTGGACATCTGTGGCGAGGGACCGATGTCCTAATCCAGTCGAATTTCATTGTTTGACAGACGAGTATGGGAGAATTGGATGGGTCTGTAGCAAACCAGTATGGGTGGAGAAGG aCAGATGTCCTGTTTTTGACGTTGGTGCGAAAAAACTGGATACCACGTCTTGTTTGCAAACCAGATGCCCGCCATACAGCTACCGATCCAACGACATTGATGTTG AATATGCCTGTAGATATAGTATTGATAAAGAAAG tcCTACGACACCTTTCACAACAAAAGCCACAGACACTGACAAACACAACATTGGACTAATCGTCGCTTTGACCATGGTGACACTTGTAACAATTACAGTCGTTGTGGCTGTTATAATACTTTATAAAT GTCGTCGACAACCTAATAGAAATGTTGGTACACGAAATGAAGAATCCATAGATCTGATCCAAGGACCTCCTATAGAAACAACAAACCGAGCCCAAAgacaaaaaaatgtgtttgataAAGCGAAAGACTTTCTTACTAAGGAATGCATGGTAGTGATTACAGGAGTTCAGGGATCtggtaaaacatttttagcGAAATCTTTAGTCAATGATCTACACATGGATGGCAACATAAAGGAAAGGTCTGTAATTTGTAGTCTCAGTCAATTGTATTTTGGAGCGAGTGACAAAATAGATATCTATATAATCGATGACATATTTTATGAGTTACAATTGTATGAGAAATTCAAAGAAACTCTTGATGCTCTCAATGAGTTTTTAGATagggttaaaaaaaatcctgttaTCATCACCATTCCTTCATATACTTGGATGTGTAATCAAGACGAATTTGACCATAAGTTTTATAAAGTGCATGTAGATTTAGATAAAAGAGAAGAGAGTGAGAAATTCACTAtgttaaacactttaaaaacgCGATATGATGTATCCTGCGAACAAATGGAGAAACTGATTGAATTGCAAAATGAAATACTGGTAACATCACATGCGTGCATTGGTTTTCCGGCATTTGTTTCATGGATGTACAAACAGCCAAGcattgaaaaaatgaagaaatgtcTTAGTCATCCACTGAAATTGATAAGTGAAGAAATCTCTTCGATAAAAAAAGCAGAAACAGTAGAAGAAAGAGGGAAGTTTTTGGTATTATCGTATATTTGTCTCAGAGATGGaagaataaatgttaaaaatgttgacAAGGAACTATTAGATTCTTTAAAGGAATGTTATGCTCCTGAATTCGAAGATGAGGATTTATCGAAATACTGTGAAAGCATGGTGGGTTATTACCTGTTGACTGATGAACACGGTTGGtttgaatttgatttgaatatcaTGAAAAAGATTGTGTTTGTTAGTTTAGTAAATGATTGTGCAGCGTTTGTTAAAAAACATTGCAAAAATGATTACTTTAAGtatgttataaataaaaaagatcttTGTCCTAGAAACATTGAGGAATGGTACACAGAATGTTTTACGAAAGTTTAG